The sequence TAACGTCGTGGCTAGCGACAACGCCATGTTCGGCCCGAGCAAGGGTGCAATCACCATCGCCCCAATGATGATGGCCACGCTGTCGTAATACAGACCCACGGCCGCCACAATAGTGGACAACACCACCATCGCGATATAGACCCATGAAAAGTCCGCAGCATCCTTGATGTCCTCATACAACTCCTCCCGGCTGATCCGCTCCTGCGACTTTTCCTCCTGAGCAGCTTGTTCTGGCGTGTCGGCCGGTTCTGGCTCGGCACGCGGCAATGTCGCTTCGACAGCTAGAATCACCAAGCGGTTGCCCTCCTTGCCGGCGTAACGCTTTCCCAACACATCCAGCACCGCCTCGCTCTGTTCCGCGTCCAACAAAATCCGCACCAGCACTTCCCCGTCCGATAATCGGATTTGCCGGTGTTCAAGCAACTTGTGATCCTTAAGAAGCTCAACGACTTCCTCGCCGTCCTTTTCCTGTATTACCATTTCAATTAATCGTAGCGCCATAGTAAGTTCAACCTTTCCATTTCCAGTTGCGGATTTCCGGCATGTCCTCGCCATGCTTTCTGATGTATTGTTTGTGTTCGATGAGTTTGTCCCGCATGGCCTGCTTGGCATAGGCGGCGTGCGCTCCCAGTTGCGGGAGGCGGTCAATGACATCACCAAACAAATGAAACCGGTCCAGGTCGTTCAATACCGTCATGTCGAAGGGCGTAGTGGTGGTGCCTTCTTCTTTGAAACCACGCACATGCAGGTTCGAGTGGTTGCTGCGACGATAGGTCAAACGATGAATGAGCAATGGATAACCGTGGAAGGCGAAGATGATCGGCTTATCCTTGGTAAAAAGTAAATCGAAATCTTTGTCGCTCAGACCATTCGGATGTTCGCTCTGAGGTTGGAGTTTCATCAAATCGACTACATTGATCACCCTGACTTTCAGCTCGGGAAAATAGTCTCGCAACAACTCGACGGCGGCCAGGGTTTCCAGCGTCGGTACGTCGCCGCAGCATGCCATGACGACATCCGGCTCTCCCTCCTGATCGGAGCTGGCCCAAGGCCAAATACCTAGACCAGCGGTACAGTGTTTAATGGCCTCATCCATGTCTAACCACTGCAGCGAGGGTTGCTTGCCGGCAACGATAACGTTGACATAGTTGCGGCTACGCAGGCAATGATCCGTTACCGAGAGCAGCGTATTCGCATCGGGCGGCAGAAAGACACGAATGACTTCCGCCTTTTTGTTCACGACATGGTCCATGAAGCCTGGATCTTGATGGCTGAAGCCATTATGATCCTGGCGCCAGACGTGGGAAGAGAGTAGATAATTCAGGGACGCAATCGGACGGCGCCAGGGAATCTGATTTGAGACTTTGAGCCATTTGGCATGTTGGTTGAACATCGAATCAATGATGTGGATAAACGCTTCGTAGCAGGAGAAAAATCCGTGACGTCCGGTAAGTAGATAACCTTCGAGCCAACCTTCGCACTGATGCTCACTCAATACCTCCATTACCCGGCCATCGGCTGCGACGTGATCGTCGCCGGGCACAATTTCCGCGGTTGAGCAACGGTTCGTCACTTCGAACACAGCGCCCCAGCGGTTTGAATTTGTTTCGTCTGGGCTAAAGATACGAAAGTTTTCGGGGTTCAGTTTGATCACGTCGCGGATAAATTCCCCTTGTACGCGGGTCGCTTCGGCCTCCACGGCGCCAGGCTTGGACACCTTAACCGCGTAGTCGCGAAAATCAGGCAGGTGCAGTTCCTGTAACAAGAGCCCCCCGTTGGCGTGGGGGTTGTCGCTCATGCGTCGCTCACCGGTTGGCGCCAATTCAGCCAATTCGGCAACCAGTTTGCCGTTCTTGTCGAACAATTCTTTCGGGTGATAGCTTTTCAACCACTTTTCCAGAATCTTTACGTGCCCCGCTTCACTCATGTCGCCCATCGGCACCTGATGTGAACGGAATGTACCTTCGGTGGGTTTATCATCGACTTCCTTAGGGCCAGTCCAGCCTTTTGGAGAGCGCAAGATGATCATAGGCCAATTTGGACGTTTCTTGAATCCGTTGGCGCGGGCGTCGGCTTGGATGTGTTGGATCTCGGCGATCACGGTGTCTAGCGTGGCCGCCATCAACTGGTGCATCACCATTGGATCGTCGCCTTCTACGAAATAGGGCGTGTAACCGAAACCACGAAACATCGCATCCAGTTCGTCACGTGGAATGCGCGCTAAAACCGTGGGGCCGGCAATTTTGTAGCCATTCAAATGCAGGATGGGCAACACGGCGCCGTCGTGAACCGGATTGAGAAATTTATTCGAATGCCAGCTGGCAGCCAGAGGACCGGTCTCGGCTTCACCATCGCCGACGACACAGGCAACGATCAGGTCGGGATTGTCGAACGCTGCCCCGAAGGCATGCGAGAGGGAATAACCCAATTCTCCTCCCTCGTGAATCGAGCCCGGCGTTTCCGGTGCAACGTGACTCGGTATGCCGCCGGGGAAGGAAAACTGTTTGAACAGTCGCTTCATCCCCGACTCATTTTGGGCGATATTGGGATACACCTCGCTGTAGGTACCCTCTAGATAGGCATTCGCCACCAGCGCGGGTCCACCATGCCCCGGCCCGGTAATGTAGATTACGTTTAAATCATGGCTCTTGATAACACGGTTCAAGTGGACGTAGGCAAAGTTTAGCCCCGGCGTCGTGCCCCAGTGCCCGAGCAGGCGGGGTTTGATGTGTTCCAGCTTTAGCGACTTCTTCAGCAACGGATTGTCGTAGAGATAAATCTGACCAACCGAGAGATAGTTTGCTGCACGCCAATAGGCGTCAATTTTCCTCAGCAATTCAGGATTCAGTGTTTGTGTATTCATTGTTTATTGTCCTTTGTTAAGCGCGCCATAGGGGGTTCCTCGGTGCTACACGTTCTTCGGCTTGAGTAGCGCACAAACAAGCGCCGAAGATGAAAATGCACCCGAAAAGGTAAATCCACAGCAGAAAACCATGATCCCGCCGAACGCCCCATAGACCGCATTCATCATGGCGAAATCCTTGAGGTAAATAACGAAGAGATCTGCTGCGTACAACATTGCCGTAGCACACAAAATGGCAACCCAGACTTCGGCAAAGCGCATAGGACGTCGCTGAGTTCGTTGAAGAACCGAGTTGCGTTAGTACTTCCCCGGCAGCCAGGCTTGGGCTTTTGGTTGTTGGATCAGAGGTCATTGGGTGGCTCCACCGTCATTTCGAGTTTTGCCCTCTGCACGCGCCATACTGAATAAGTCACGCATCCAAGAAAATTCTTTCATGTATTTGCTTCAACGGGACTGCTCCTTGGTAATTGGATCCTCCATCCAGTATCTCTGACGATCGTAATGTCGATGCAGTCCATTCTCATAATCCCGGGTCAACAGTAACTCCTCAGTGTATTCCGGTGACTGCCTGATGGCCTCACGGGTGAGATTAACGAAGACTGTCGACTCGCTCCAACTAACCCGATCGATCCATTGCGGTGAAACCAGGACTTTTTTTCCCGGCCACCAGTTTTTCGTATCAATAATTAAATAACGAATCGTCCACGTCTCATCATCAATGATGAAATCTTCGACGTGTCCAATATAGCCGTCTTCGGCTTGGATGTTATGGCCGCTCACATCGTGAGTGCTACGCAAATTGGGATCCCACTTTTTATCATCATGGCTTGGTTTTTCCCATATCTCAGGGTCACGCACAATGTAGGGATAAGTTGAATAAGATCCCCACATAAATGGACCGTCCCAATATAAAGGCCAACCATAAAATTGGTAGTAGTCCTCCTCGAATTGTCTCGAAACAGGCTTGTCGCTGTCCAAGGATGGACTGTCCTCAATCTGCTTTTTTGTTAAATCGACGGCGATGAATTGCTCTTCCTTATTCACCCCGGCCA comes from Methylicorpusculum oleiharenae and encodes:
- a CDS encoding TIGR00341 family protein; translation: MALRLIEMVIQEKDGEEVVELLKDHKLLEHRQIRLSDGEVLVRILLDAEQSEAVLDVLGKRYAGKEGNRLVILAVEATLPRAEPEPADTPEQAAQEEKSQERISREELYEDIKDAADFSWVYIAMVVLSTIVAAVGLYYDSVAIIIGAMVIAPLLGPNMALSLATTLGDLSLLRSSILTALAGIVTTMVLSVFIGMLLQVDPATPELASRNGVGMGDIAVALASGCAGALAFTAGAPTALIGVMVAVALLPPLVAFGLLLGGGHLALAMGALSLFLVNLFSINLAGVTTFLVQGIHPATWWEKDQAEKATHTALMLWVGMLAVLIVLILLFQKS
- a CDS encoding phosphoketolase family protein, which translates into the protein MNTQTLNPELLRKIDAYWRAANYLSVGQIYLYDNPLLKKSLKLEHIKPRLLGHWGTTPGLNFAYVHLNRVIKSHDLNVIYITGPGHGGPALVANAYLEGTYSEVYPNIAQNESGMKRLFKQFSFPGGIPSHVAPETPGSIHEGGELGYSLSHAFGAAFDNPDLIVACVVGDGEAETGPLAASWHSNKFLNPVHDGAVLPILHLNGYKIAGPTVLARIPRDELDAMFRGFGYTPYFVEGDDPMVMHQLMAATLDTVIAEIQHIQADARANGFKKRPNWPMIILRSPKGWTGPKEVDDKPTEGTFRSHQVPMGDMSEAGHVKILEKWLKSYHPKELFDKNGKLVAELAELAPTGERRMSDNPHANGGLLLQELHLPDFRDYAVKVSKPGAVEAEATRVQGEFIRDVIKLNPENFRIFSPDETNSNRWGAVFEVTNRCSTAEIVPGDDHVAADGRVMEVLSEHQCEGWLEGYLLTGRHGFFSCYEAFIHIIDSMFNQHAKWLKVSNQIPWRRPIASLNYLLSSHVWRQDHNGFSHQDPGFMDHVVNKKAEVIRVFLPPDANTLLSVTDHCLRSRNYVNVIVAGKQPSLQWLDMDEAIKHCTAGLGIWPWASSDQEGEPDVVMACCGDVPTLETLAAVELLRDYFPELKVRVINVVDLMKLQPQSEHPNGLSDKDFDLLFTKDKPIIFAFHGYPLLIHRLTYRRSNHSNLHVRGFKEEGTTTTPFDMTVLNDLDRFHLFGDVIDRLPQLGAHAAYAKQAMRDKLIEHKQYIRKHGEDMPEIRNWKWKG
- a CDS encoding PRC-barrel domain-containing protein → MLNKAQTLKGYKLQTLDGELGTVNEFYFDDHYWTIRYLVADTGNWLTGRKILISPYALAGVNKEEQFIAVDLTKKQIEDSPSLDSDKPVSRQFEEDYYQFYGWPLYWDGPFMWGSYSTYPYIVRDPEIWEKPSHDDKKWDPNLRSTHDVSGHNIQAEDGYIGHVEDFIIDDETWTIRYLIIDTKNWWPGKKVLVSPQWIDRVSWSESTVFVNLTREAIRQSPEYTEELLLTRDYENGLHRHYDRQRYWMEDPITKEQSR